The Psychrobacillus sp. FSL K6-4046 DNA window TCTGAAGGTACAATGGAAGAGTTTACTGGAGAAGTCATTGATGGTATGGGATATGTTGCAATGCCTGGTTTTATAGATATCCATATTCATGGCGCTGCTGGCGCTGATTTTATGGATGGAGAGCTCAAGGCTACTAAAGAGATTGCCGAATACTTGCCTCAAGAAGGAACAACTTCTTTTTTAGCAACGACTATTACTCATTCATCAGAGCGAATTAAACAATCGATAGAAGTAAACACTCAATTCCTGGAGGAGGGTATAGAAAATCAGGGAGCAGAGATGCTTGGCTTTCATTTGGAGGGGCCATTTATACATCCCGAGCAGGCAGGGGCTCAGCCGGTTCAGCATATACAAAAGCCTTCCATTGATCGTTTAAATAGTTGGTTTGGAGAACAACTAAGCAATTTGAAGGTGGTTACATTGGCTCCTGAGCTCGACGAAGCTTTTGAGATGATCCAATATTTAAAAGAGAAAGGAGTTATTTCTTCCGCAGGTCATTCGAAGGCATCCTATCAAGACATTAATAATGCAGTACAAAATGGGTTAACACACCTAACGCATTTTACCAATGCTATGACAGGTGTTCACCATCGAGAAATTGGGATGGTTGGAGCAGGATTCATGAATGAAATGCTTTTCTGTGAAGTTATTGCGGATGGTATCCATTTATCAGACGATATGCTTCGATTAGTATTTAAGGTGATTGGGCCGGATAGACTCATCCTCATTACTGATTCAATGCGAGCAAAAGGGCTTCCCGATGGAAACTATTCACTTGGCGATCAGGAGGTCAAGGTGGTTGGTCGAACTGCTACATTAAAAACGGGTACATTAGCTGGAAGTGTGCTAAAAATGAATGAGGGTGTACGGAAAATCCGAGATTTAACTGATTTACCGCTTCATGAGTTAGTCAAAATAACCTCAACAAATGCAGCAAAAAGATTAGGGATAGATGATCGAAAAGGGAGTTTAGCAGTTGGGAAGGATGCCGACATTGTATTGCTAAATAACTCCTTTGAAATACAATATACTTTTTGTAAAGGAAGGCTGAGTTATTCTAATGAGCAAAGGTAATATAACATGGTTGGAAGTTAAAACTTACGAAGAAATGAGTAAAATGGCAGCTACTATTTTTGAAAAGCAATTAAGAGAAAAGCCACATAGTGTATTAGGATTGGCAACAGGAGGTACTCCGATAGGCTTTTATAAAGAATTGGTGCAATGCTACATAAAAGGTGATATTTCTTTTGAAGAAGCAAGTACGTTTAACCTGGATGAATATGTAGGGGTCGGGTCGGAGGAAGCTACAAGCTACCATAAATATATGCAGGAGCATCTATTTAACCATGTAAACATTCCAAGAGAAAATGTTTATCTTCCAGATGGCTTAGCAACGAATTTAGAGAAGGAATGTGCCCGTTATGAGCAGCAGATTGAACAAAAAGGCGGAATTGATCTTCAATTATTGGGGATTGGTGTTAATGGACACATTGGGTTTAATGAGCCAGGTACGTCTTTTCAGTCAAGAACACATGTTGTCGAGCTTGCAGATAAAACAAAACAGGATAATGCTAAATACTTTCCAGAAGGAAAATCAGTCCCAGAGCTAGCCATTACAATGGGTATTGAAACAATTATGATGGCTAAGCAGATTGTGTTATTAGCCTTTGGTGAAAATAAAATAGAGACTTTGAATCGCATTAAGGAACAAGGCATCTCCGAGGATTTTCCGGCAAGCTGTTTGAAAAAGCATCCTCATGTAACCATTATTTATGGAAGTTAAACATATATATAGTATCAAAAAAATGTTTGAGGAAGATATATAGTATCTCCTCAAACATTTTAAATAAGAATAAATTTCATTTTTCAATTGAGATTGATATATGTGCAAAAAAACGATTATTCTACAATTGTTTTATAAAATTAACTAAATCAAGCTGATTTTCCGGAACAACTCCGTGACCGTCCTCGTATGTTTTATATGTAACATTAGCTCCTAGTTCCTCAAAATAATTTTTACTTTCTAATCCCCAGTGAGATGGAATTACGTAATCATATTCCCCGTGCGAAATGAACATAGTCAAATGATCGACAGGGTGCTTTCTATATTCCTCTTTCACAAAATCAGGTAAATAACCGCTTAGGGCAGCTACTCCTTTTATTACATCGCCCATAGTAAGAGCTATTGTCTGTGCCAATACAGCGCCCTGACTAAAGCCGACTAAACTTATTTTACTTTGATCTAAGCTATATTCCTGTACGGCCTCTGCA harbors:
- the nagA gene encoding N-acetylglucosamine-6-phosphate deacetylase, whose product is MSNYRIQNVQMCLEDGQIIDGEILIVDGKIASISEGTMEEFTGEVIDGMGYVAMPGFIDIHIHGAAGADFMDGELKATKEIAEYLPQEGTTSFLATTITHSSERIKQSIEVNTQFLEEGIENQGAEMLGFHLEGPFIHPEQAGAQPVQHIQKPSIDRLNSWFGEQLSNLKVVTLAPELDEAFEMIQYLKEKGVISSAGHSKASYQDINNAVQNGLTHLTHFTNAMTGVHHREIGMVGAGFMNEMLFCEVIADGIHLSDDMLRLVFKVIGPDRLILITDSMRAKGLPDGNYSLGDQEVKVVGRTATLKTGTLAGSVLKMNEGVRKIRDLTDLPLHELVKITSTNAAKRLGIDDRKGSLAVGKDADIVLLNNSFEIQYTFCKGRLSYSNEQR
- the nagB gene encoding glucosamine-6-phosphate deaminase translates to MTWLEVKTYEEMSKMAATIFEKQLREKPHSVLGLATGGTPIGFYKELVQCYIKGDISFEEASTFNLDEYVGVGSEEATSYHKYMQEHLFNHVNIPRENVYLPDGLATNLEKECARYEQQIEQKGGIDLQLLGIGVNGHIGFNEPGTSFQSRTHVVELADKTKQDNAKYFPEGKSVPELAITMGIETIMMAKQIVLLAFGENKIETLNRIKEQGISEDFPASCLKKHPHVTIIYGS
- a CDS encoding dienelactone hydrolase family protein, with the translated sequence MKSPFTYKYIAPTTKGNDQPSLFLFHGMGSNEEDLLQLVKEFEGSHHIFSLRGPIVFNPGYAFFTIEEEGRPERQVFDKVVTYLHQFIAEAVQEYSLDQSKISLVGFSQGAVLAQTIALTMGDVIKGVAALSGYLPDFVKEEYRKHPVDHLTMFISHGEYDYVIPSHWGLESKNYFEELGANVTYKTYEDGHGVVPENQLDLVNFIKQL